The following coding sequences lie in one Caproicibacterium argilliputei genomic window:
- a CDS encoding formate--tetrahydrofolate ligase: MVTDIEIARQANRKPITEIAAALGVQDEELEPYGRYKAKLNQSLFDRLADVPDGKLVLVTAINPTPAGEGKTTTSVGLGQAMAKIGKKAVVALREPSLGPVFGIKGGAAGGGYAQVVPMEDINLHFTGDMHAITAANNLLCAMLDNHIHQGNALKIDTRRILISRCMDMNDRALRSVVVGLGGKPNGFVREDGFCITVASEVMAIFCLAENLHDLKERLGKILVAYSTEGEPVYAKDLHAQGAMAALLKDAINPNLVQTLENTPAIMHGGPFANIAHGCNSVRATRIALKLADYCITEAGFGSDLGAEKFLDIKCRLAGLTPAAIVLVATARALKYNGGVPKAETAAPNPEALKKGIVNLGAHIENMRSYGVPVVVAINRFETDSVEELQYIEHYCREQGAEFALSEVFAKGGEGGIELAKKVTAACEQDNSFHCLYPDSSTIAEKIERIATEIYGAKDVAYAPKAKKALKEIAALGGGSLPVCIAKTQYSLSDDASLLGRPQGFTLHIRDLKLSSGAGFVVAYAGNVMVMPGLPRVPSAENIDVTDDGRITGLF; encoded by the coding sequence ATCGTGACAGACATCGAAATCGCCCGACAGGCGAACAGAAAGCCAATCACGGAGATTGCCGCTGCACTTGGCGTTCAGGATGAGGAACTGGAACCCTATGGGCGCTATAAGGCAAAGCTGAACCAATCCTTATTCGACCGGCTTGCAGACGTGCCGGATGGAAAACTGGTGCTTGTAACAGCCATTAACCCCACCCCCGCGGGCGAGGGCAAAACCACCACCAGCGTTGGTCTGGGGCAGGCCATGGCGAAAATCGGGAAAAAGGCCGTTGTGGCTCTGCGGGAGCCGAGCCTCGGGCCGGTGTTCGGCATTAAGGGCGGCGCTGCCGGCGGCGGTTATGCACAGGTAGTGCCCATGGAGGACATCAACCTGCACTTCACAGGCGATATGCACGCCATCACAGCGGCAAACAACCTGCTGTGCGCCATGCTGGACAACCACATTCATCAGGGCAATGCGCTCAAAATCGATACGCGCCGCATCTTGATTTCCCGCTGCATGGACATGAACGACCGCGCGCTGCGCAGTGTTGTGGTTGGTTTGGGCGGCAAGCCGAACGGCTTCGTGCGGGAAGATGGCTTCTGTATTACTGTGGCAAGCGAGGTCATGGCTATTTTCTGCCTTGCTGAAAATCTTCATGACTTAAAAGAGCGTCTGGGTAAAATCTTGGTGGCGTACTCCACGGAGGGGGAGCCGGTTTATGCCAAAGACCTGCACGCACAGGGCGCCATGGCCGCGCTGCTGAAAGACGCGATTAACCCCAATCTGGTACAGACGCTGGAAAACACACCAGCGATTATGCATGGCGGCCCCTTTGCAAACATCGCGCATGGGTGCAACAGCGTGCGAGCAACCCGCATTGCGCTCAAGCTTGCCGACTACTGCATTACGGAGGCAGGCTTCGGCAGCGACCTCGGTGCGGAAAAGTTTTTGGACATCAAGTGCCGCTTGGCTGGTCTTACGCCTGCGGCGATTGTCTTGGTAGCAACGGCGCGCGCGCTGAAGTACAACGGCGGCGTGCCAAAAGCCGAAACAGCCGCGCCCAATCCGGAAGCGCTGAAAAAAGGCATTGTGAACCTCGGCGCGCACATTGAAAATATGCGCAGCTACGGGGTGCCGGTGGTTGTTGCCATCAACCGGTTTGAAACGGACTCTGTGGAGGAACTGCAGTACATCGAGCATTACTGCCGCGAGCAGGGAGCGGAATTTGCGCTTTCTGAAGTTTTCGCCAAAGGCGGCGAGGGCGGAATCGAGCTCGCGAAAAAAGTAACAGCGGCCTGCGAGCAGGACAACAGCTTCCACTGCCTGTATCCGGACAGCAGCACCATTGCAGAGAAAATCGAGCGGATTGCCACGGAAATCTATGGTGCCAAGGATGTAGCTTATGCGCCGAAAGCGAAAAAGGCACTGAAAGAAATCGCGGCACTCGGTGGCGGAAGCTTGCCGGTCTGTATCGCCAAAACGCAGTACAGCCTTTCGGATGACGCTTCCCTGTTGGGCCGCCCGCAGGGCTTCACGCTGCATATCCGTGACCTGAAGCTTTCCAGCGGCGCAGGCTTTGTGGTGGCCTATGCGGGGAATGTGATGGTCATGCCGGGACTGCCCAGGGTGCCCTCTGCCGAAAATATCGATGTGACGGATGACGGCCGCATTACGGGACTGTTTTAA
- the tsaE gene encoding tRNA (adenosine(37)-N6)-threonylcarbamoyltransferase complex ATPase subunit type 1 TsaE has translation MKKTILTNSAAQTEALGERLAQNLQGGEVLALFGSMGMGKTAFTRGLAAGLGIREGISSPTFALVHVYDGGRLPLYHFDMYRVEGWDDLSSTGYFDYLEDGGVLVIEWSENIEAALPPEAVRITFARGSGDDERVITVEAPDAAFPQTL, from the coding sequence ATGAAAAAGACAATTTTGACGAACAGTGCCGCACAGACAGAAGCGCTGGGTGAGCGCCTTGCGCAGAACCTGCAGGGCGGGGAAGTGCTTGCCCTGTTCGGCTCGATGGGCATGGGAAAAACCGCCTTTACGCGCGGACTTGCTGCCGGACTGGGCATCCGAGAGGGCATCTCCAGCCCGACCTTTGCGCTGGTGCACGTTTATGACGGCGGTCGGCTGCCGCTGTATCATTTTGATATGTACCGTGTGGAGGGGTGGGATGACCTCTCCTCGACCGGTTATTTTGATTATCTGGAAGACGGCGGCGTTCTGGTGATTGAGTGGAGCGAGAATATTGAAGCTGCGCTGCCGCCCGAAGCGGTGCGAATCACTTTTGCGCGCGGCAGCGGGGACGATGAACGTGTGATTACGGTGGAAGCGCCGGATGCGGCGTTTCCACAAACTCTGTAA
- the tsaB gene encoding tRNA (adenosine(37)-N6)-threonylcarbamoyltransferase complex dimerization subunit type 1 TsaB → MKILAIDCSAGAASACVWQDGKVLGECYTNVKLTHSQTLMPMLCGILEYAKVELPQIDVFAVTAGPGSFTGVRIGVASVKGMAFAQGKPCAGVSTLEAMAENLRVLDCTACCVMDARCGQVYNAMFAVKNGVVHRLTPDRALSIEELAQECAGCSTPVVLVGDGAQLCAESAAFAAVDVRLAPEPIRFQRACGAAVCAARAAEAGKLLSAEELLPVYLRPPQAQRSLKRKH, encoded by the coding sequence ATGAAGATATTAGCGATTGACTGCTCTGCCGGGGCAGCCTCCGCCTGCGTCTGGCAGGATGGGAAAGTGCTGGGAGAGTGCTATACCAATGTGAAGCTGACACACAGCCAGACACTGATGCCGATGCTCTGCGGCATTTTGGAGTATGCAAAAGTGGAACTGCCGCAGATTGACGTCTTTGCGGTTACGGCAGGGCCGGGTTCCTTTACCGGTGTGCGCATTGGTGTGGCAAGTGTCAAGGGCATGGCATTTGCACAGGGAAAGCCCTGCGCTGGTGTTTCCACCTTGGAAGCCATGGCGGAAAACCTGCGGGTTCTGGACTGCACGGCTTGCTGTGTGATGGATGCCCGCTGCGGGCAGGTTTACAATGCAATGTTTGCTGTCAAAAACGGCGTGGTGCACCGCCTGACGCCGGACCGTGCGCTGTCGATAGAGGAACTGGCACAGGAATGTGCCGGCTGCAGCACGCCGGTGGTTCTGGTGGGGGACGGCGCGCAGCTCTGTGCGGAGTCGGCGGCATTTGCCGCAGTGGATGTCCGACTTGCGCCGGAACCAATCCGCTTTCAGCGTGCTTGCGGTGCGGCTGTTTGCGCCGCCCGTGCGGCAGAAGCGGGAAAGCTGCTTTCAGCGGAAGAGCTGCTGCCGGTCTATCTGCGCCCGCCGCAGGCACAACGCTCTTTGAAAAGGAAGCACTGA
- a CDS encoding methyltransferase domain-containing protein, with protein sequence MCELEKWNSTQYLKFQAERTQPSIDLVKRLSVENPKRIVDIGCGPGNSTAVLQQKYPQAEIIGVDSSPEMLATAAKAHPELSFQLCDVGADLSALGGGFDIVFSNACIQWVPDHSKLLKNLLGLLRSGGVLAVQIPVNQGEPIHQIIMHLVGSAKWKPKFRHPRIFYTLSAEAYFDILASCAADFTMWQTTYFHRMQSHEAILEWYRGTGLRPYLCELPEAEQVELESEVLAQVRKAYPVQQNGEVIFRFPRLFFTAVR encoded by the coding sequence GTGTGTGAATTGGAAAAATGGAATTCAACGCAGTATCTGAAGTTTCAGGCAGAACGAACGCAGCCGTCAATCGATTTGGTAAAGCGGCTTTCCGTGGAAAATCCGAAGCGGATTGTGGATATCGGCTGCGGTCCCGGAAACAGTACGGCAGTGCTGCAGCAGAAATATCCGCAGGCGGAAATCATCGGTGTGGACAGTTCGCCGGAAATGCTGGCGACCGCGGCAAAAGCGCACCCGGAGCTCTCGTTTCAGCTTTGTGATGTAGGTGCGGATTTGTCCGCACTTGGCGGCGGATTTGACATTGTGTTTTCGAACGCCTGCATTCAGTGGGTGCCCGACCATTCGAAGCTGCTGAAAAACCTGCTGGGTCTGCTGCGTTCGGGCGGCGTGCTTGCCGTACAGATTCCTGTTAATCAAGGGGAGCCGATTCATCAGATTATCATGCATTTGGTGGGAAGTGCAAAATGGAAACCAAAATTTCGGCATCCGCGCATTTTTTACACGCTGTCTGCAGAAGCCTATTTTGATATCCTTGCATCGTGCGCGGCAGATTTTACGATGTGGCAGACGACGTATTTTCACCGTATGCAGTCTCACGAGGCCATTTTAGAATGGTATCGCGGCACAGGACTGCGCCCGTATCTGTGTGAACTGCCGGAAGCCGAGCAGGTAGAACTGGAAAGTGAAGTTTTGGCGCAGGTGCGCAAAGCGTATCCGGTACAGCAAAACGGCGAAGTTATTTTTCGCTTTCCGCGTTTGTTCTTTACCGCCGTGCGGTAA
- the rpiB gene encoding ribose 5-phosphate isomerase B has protein sequence MLAIGCDHGGFQLKKVIESYLDSRQIAYQDFGTDNEESVDYPPIAAKVAHSVAEGKCDRAILCCGTGIGMSIAANKVKGIRAAACTEAYSTEMTRRHNNCNCLCLGGRVLNAEQAVELVGIYLDTPFEGGRHQRRLDEITQIENGEL, from the coding sequence ATGTTGGCAATTGGTTGCGACCATGGTGGATTTCAGCTAAAAAAAGTGATTGAGTCTTATTTGGACAGTCGGCAGATTGCGTATCAGGATTTTGGTACGGACAATGAGGAAAGTGTGGACTATCCGCCCATCGCGGCAAAGGTTGCACACAGCGTGGCAGAAGGCAAGTGCGACCGTGCCATTTTGTGCTGCGGTACGGGTATCGGGATGTCGATTGCCGCGAATAAAGTCAAGGGAATCCGCGCGGCAGCCTGTACAGAAGCGTACAGTACCGAGATGACCCGCCGGCACAACAACTGCAACTGCCTTTGCCTGGGCGGGCGGGTGCTGAATGCAGAGCAGGCCGTGGAGCTTGTGGGAATCTATTTGGATACTCCCTTTGAGGGCGGCCGTCACCAGCGCCGTCTGGACGAAATTACGCAAATCGAGAATGGGGAGCTGTGA
- the upp gene encoding uracil phosphoribosyltransferase: MQEQKNVFVMDHPLIQHKLTYLRNKDTGSKDFRQLVSEIAMLECYEATRDLPLEEVQTETPVAAATTKVLAGRKLAFVPILRAGLGMVDGVLSMVPAAKVGHIGLYRDPKTLAPVEYYSKLPSDIEKREVIVLDPMLATGGSGIDAVTIIKRSHPKCIKFMCIIAAPEGVKAFTSAHPDVKLYCAAVDDHLNEHGYIVPGLGDAGDRIFGTL; this comes from the coding sequence ATGCAGGAACAGAAAAACGTATTTGTTATGGACCACCCGCTGATTCAGCACAAACTGACCTATCTGCGCAACAAAGATACCGGCAGTAAGGACTTCCGCCAGCTGGTCAGTGAGATTGCCATGCTGGAGTGCTACGAGGCAACACGTGATTTGCCGCTTGAAGAGGTGCAGACCGAAACACCGGTTGCAGCAGCTACGACCAAAGTGCTCGCGGGGCGTAAGCTTGCGTTTGTGCCGATCTTGCGTGCGGGGCTTGGCATGGTGGACGGCGTGCTTTCCATGGTGCCGGCTGCAAAGGTGGGCCATATCGGTCTTTACCGCGACCCAAAGACGCTTGCACCGGTGGAGTATTACAGCAAGCTGCCCAGTGACATTGAAAAGCGTGAAGTCATTGTGCTGGATCCGATGCTGGCAACCGGCGGTTCCGGCATTGACGCGGTGACCATCATTAAGCGCAGCCACCCCAAATGCATTAAGTTCATGTGCATCATTGCGGCGCCGGAGGGTGTAAAGGCATTTACCAGCGCCCATCCGGATGTCAAGCTGTACTGTGCCGCGGTGGATGACCACCTGAACGAACACGGGTACATTGTTCCCGGCCTTGGGGACGCGGGAGACCGTATTTTCGGCACTTTATAA
- a CDS encoding phosphotransferase, giving the protein MRGAKFGFPGQPEKQGTDWFSVSQGMLQDAYSDAECFAIPLGVSERELSALLKRHCVYFAEATQPHLVHWNLWAGNIFVQERRVTGLIDFEQSMWADILMETGFRTSQQNAAFLRGYGQVTFYQRGAGVDSAIGCLFVSSEPLRV; this is encoded by the coding sequence ATTCGCGGGGCAAAGTTTGGCTTTCCCGGGCAGCCTGAGAAACAGGGAACAGACTGGTTCTCTGTTTCTCAGGGGATGCTGCAGGATGCATATTCGGATGCGGAGTGCTTTGCGATTCCGCTGGGTGTTTCCGAACGGGAATTATCGGCGCTCCTGAAACGTCACTGTGTCTATTTCGCAGAAGCGACACAACCGCATCTGGTACATTGGAACCTGTGGGCAGGCAACATTTTTGTGCAGGAAAGACGTGTCACCGGGCTGATTGACTTCGAGCAAAGTATGTGGGCGGACATTTTGATGGAAACAGGCTTTCGCACCAGTCAGCAGAACGCCGCATTTCTGCGCGGCTATGGGCAGGTTACCTTTTACCAGAGAGGAGCAGGTGTGGATTCTGCGATAGGATGCTTATTTGTATCTTCTGAACCGCTTAGAGTGTGA
- the pglX gene encoding BREX-1 system adenine-specific DNA-methyltransferase PglX, whose protein sequence is MEKAAVRALAQKVRADLEQTAHLNLQALRGPRLPEEAGLQQDLLLRKASLVGEAALCRGAAYRFFMQLAGIRFLEVNGCLPLRVLTPAPSEELPEILAHWLRRHEDTLDRDDLYTRLVLAECTRLHGAMPDFFPAPACDDLLLSLHCTRGAAFLFRNELPENNWRDNVEIIGWLYQYYHLEEKSRAIDLYRGAVKMHDVPAATQFFTTDWVVQYMVQNTLGRIWLESRPDSRLRTQMPYYLDTPQKTTRPVMEPTQLRLLDPCMGSGHILVYAFDLLLNIYAECGYSAAEAAPLILQHNLWGLDLDDHSRQLTAFALLMKAHACSPDILRKHPVLHLCAMRGSKGIARETLHYAANGSEALEDDLHRMVSAYRGAQQFGSLLHAPKVDSALLQARFAEIRQESWPGNLFKMEARRKVLEQLEPLFQQTGILAGTYDAVVTNPPYLNHMAKPLRKFVDANWPKYNNDLFAVFMVRNFDFCKPNGYCGFMTPFVWMFIKSYVHLRRFLADKKSVSSLVQLEYSAFEEATVPVCTFVLQNKKEEDPGRYLKLTGFSGGMVEMGRRVAQAAAHPGSTWDYEARLSDFRQIPDSPFAYWAGGSIARVFRQGRPLGADTAICNGLFTCSNQRFLRLWWEVEPDNIDFSCTGEPDCRKSLCRWFPYNKGGAYRKWYGNQEWVVDFADFGAEIRNYRVKSGQSAAMPGRQHYFQESLSWGFVSSSKFSVRAYPAGFVFDIAGSSLFPKPEDRLYRLGFLGSSTAFELLQVLNPTLNCQVGDISRLPILEAKDRSGIEKLVAEAVALCREDWDENETSWNFIGHPLLQAAGSTLEQALESRRKTANTRCQKLQTNEEAINRHFATLYGTGAPVKTAPDDLSVTPADPQRDAQTLLSFFVGVFFGRFPCTFWRPPQDRPVLLLEEAPRLFTEFLEARFGQGAADALAPLLGKGTTAYVLKRWFTRTFFRSHCQLYRKRPIYWQTCCGKPALLYYHSNLTAAVRFLATLSPKEKKLQALAAHPPVFDRNDGIPANFAKLQAILRSIR, encoded by the coding sequence ATGGAAAAAGCAGCGGTGCGCGCGCTGGCGCAAAAAGTCCGCGCGGATTTGGAACAAACAGCACATCTTAACCTGCAGGCTCTGCGCGGCCCGCGTCTGCCAGAAGAGGCCGGTCTACAGCAGGATCTCTTGCTGCGCAAAGCTTCTCTGGTCGGTGAAGCGGCGCTGTGTCGGGGGGCTGCTTACCGTTTCTTTATGCAGCTTGCCGGCATTCGCTTTCTGGAGGTAAACGGCTGCCTGCCCCTGCGCGTGCTGACTCCCGCGCCCTCTGAAGAACTGCCGGAGATTCTGGCACACTGGCTGCGGCGGCACGAAGACACGTTAGATCGCGACGATCTTTACACCCGTCTTGTTCTGGCGGAATGCACCCGCCTGCACGGTGCCATGCCGGACTTTTTCCCTGCGCCTGCCTGTGACGACCTGCTGCTTTCCCTGCACTGCACGCGCGGCGCGGCGTTTCTTTTCCGCAACGAACTGCCGGAAAACAACTGGCGGGACAACGTAGAAATCATTGGGTGGTTGTATCAGTATTATCATTTGGAAGAAAAGAGCCGCGCCATCGACTTGTACCGCGGTGCGGTCAAAATGCACGATGTTCCGGCTGCCACACAGTTTTTTACCACCGATTGGGTGGTGCAGTACATGGTGCAGAACACGCTGGGCCGCATCTGGCTGGAAAGCCGTCCGGACAGCCGCCTGCGCACGCAGATGCCCTACTATCTGGATACCCCGCAGAAAACCACGCGCCCGGTCATGGAACCCACCCAGTTGCGCCTGCTGGACCCCTGCATGGGCAGCGGCCACATCCTGGTGTATGCATTTGACCTGCTGCTGAACATCTACGCGGAATGCGGTTATTCCGCGGCAGAGGCCGCGCCGCTGATTCTGCAGCACAACCTCTGGGGACTGGATCTTGACGACCACAGCCGCCAACTGACTGCCTTTGCGCTGCTCATGAAGGCGCACGCCTGCAGTCCGGATATTCTCAGGAAGCACCCGGTGCTGCACCTGTGCGCCATGCGCGGCAGCAAAGGAATTGCCCGGGAAACCCTGCATTACGCCGCAAACGGCAGTGAAGCACTGGAGGATGACCTGCACCGTATGGTTTCCGCGTACCGCGGCGCCCAGCAATTCGGTTCGCTCCTGCACGCGCCGAAAGTGGACAGCGCCCTGCTGCAGGCGCGCTTTGCGGAAATTCGTCAAGAATCCTGGCCGGGCAATCTGTTTAAAATGGAAGCACGACGGAAGGTGCTGGAGCAGTTGGAACCGCTTTTTCAGCAGACCGGCATCCTTGCCGGAACCTATGACGCCGTGGTCACAAATCCGCCGTACCTGAACCACATGGCAAAGCCGCTGCGAAAATTTGTGGATGCCAACTGGCCGAAATACAACAACGACCTGTTCGCCGTTTTTATGGTACGGAACTTCGACTTCTGCAAACCGAACGGATACTGCGGCTTTATGACGCCGTTTGTCTGGATGTTCATTAAAAGTTATGTGCATCTGCGTCGCTTTTTGGCGGATAAAAAGTCCGTTTCCTCTCTGGTGCAGTTAGAATACTCCGCCTTTGAAGAAGCCACTGTGCCGGTGTGCACCTTTGTTCTGCAAAACAAAAAAGAAGAGGACCCCGGGCGATACCTGAAGCTCACCGGCTTTTCCGGCGGCATGGTAGAGATGGGTCGCCGGGTCGCGCAGGCCGCCGCCCATCCCGGCAGCACGTGGGACTATGAAGCCCGGCTTTCCGATTTCCGGCAGATTCCCGACAGCCCCTTTGCGTACTGGGCCGGCGGCAGCATTGCGCGCGTGTTCCGGCAGGGGCGTCCGCTTGGAGCGGACACTGCCATCTGCAACGGGCTGTTCACCTGCAGCAACCAACGCTTTCTGCGCCTTTGGTGGGAAGTGGAACCCGACAACATTGATTTCTCCTGCACCGGAGAGCCGGACTGCCGCAAGAGCTTGTGCCGTTGGTTTCCCTATAACAAAGGCGGCGCTTACCGCAAATGGTACGGCAACCAGGAGTGGGTGGTGGACTTTGCGGATTTCGGCGCGGAAATCCGCAACTATCGCGTGAAAAGCGGACAAAGTGCCGCCATGCCCGGGCGGCAGCATTACTTTCAGGAAAGCCTGAGTTGGGGATTCGTCAGTTCCAGCAAATTCAGCGTGCGCGCATACCCCGCCGGATTTGTGTTTGACATTGCCGGCTCCTCCCTATTTCCGAAGCCGGAAGACCGGCTGTACCGACTCGGCTTTCTGGGCAGCTCGACCGCTTTCGAACTGCTGCAGGTACTGAATCCAACGCTGAACTGCCAGGTTGGGGACATCTCCCGCCTGCCGATTCTGGAGGCTAAAGACCGCTCTGGCATCGAGAAACTGGTGGCGGAGGCTGTTGCCCTCTGCCGTGAAGACTGGGATGAAAACGAAACCAGCTGGAACTTTATCGGTCATCCGCTGCTGCAGGCAGCGGGCAGCACGCTGGAGCAAGCTTTGGAAAGCCGCCGAAAAACAGCCAATACCCGCTGCCAAAAGCTGCAGACGAACGAAGAAGCCATTAACCGGCACTTCGCCACGCTTTACGGTACCGGCGCGCCGGTCAAGACAGCGCCGGACGACCTTTCTGTTACGCCGGCTGACCCGCAGCGGGACGCTCAAACACTGCTGTCCTTTTTCGTCGGTGTATTTTTCGGACGTTTTCCGTGCACGTTCTGGCGGCCGCCGCAAGACCGTCCGGTGCTTCTGCTGGAAGAAGCACCGCGTCTTTTTACGGAATTTCTGGAGGCGCGCTTCGGGCAGGGCGCCGCTGACGCCCTCGCGCCCCTCTTAGGCAAAGGAACCACCGCCTATGTACTCAAGCGTTGGTTTACCCGCACCTTTTTCCGCAGCCACTGCCAGCTGTACCGCAAGCGCCCGATCTACTGGCAGACCTGCTGCGGCAAGCCCGCGCTGCTGTACTACCACAGTAACCTGACCGCTGCGGTTCGCTTTCTCGCCACGCTTTCACCGAAAGAAAAGAAGCTGCAGGCACTTGCTGCACATCCGCCGGTCTTTGACCGCAATGACGGTATTCCTGCGAATTTTGCAAAACTGCAGGCCATCCTGCGCAGCATTCGCTGA
- a CDS encoding O-antigen polysaccharide polymerase Wzy family protein — MLRVKRISAVLDLIAFGVTAVLFLASAVFRWMGEPYVETAFYLMLFGVIALDAGAFLHSAFHIYRDVHFLLFIFAYNLLLIGRIYFNAMYFPHKMLLALEADSWDNLYTAFFVVALALLFFVVVYYAAEPVFAKYEKRIREGHAQKTKEKQALPVIRQLSIFMLYASSIPYLYTMALKVLAVLENGYTASFTDTVQIPGVISRLSTFFVPSFAVFLATLPTVKEMKLPLLVYCVYMLASLLTGRRNMLVTEALMLLVYFTMRDFRRDKGKRYLTKKTVALCGIGGILAAYLLQMMAYKRAGNFILTRPIGDVLMSFVDSQGASFRVVIQTVNNLSSFNQNITWMYLLYPFELFVHNNLVFRNLFGLQPIVEVQNESFAKTTHNFAHVLTYKVDPQRYEGGGGFGTSFVAEAYVAGGIAAVILMAVLAGLLFRFMSSILAHNWVVVAFGLLAFRELIYLPRTFAFTWVTDTFSITNIVYFAGLYVAALLVVQISAKVRKRTRAPAAGTLPAGKSPSNEIIGG, encoded by the coding sequence ATGCTGCGTGTGAAACGGATCAGCGCGGTGCTTGATTTGATTGCTTTCGGTGTTACGGCCGTGCTGTTCCTTGCTTCCGCCGTTTTTCGATGGATGGGAGAACCTTATGTTGAAACCGCGTTTTATTTGATGCTGTTTGGCGTCATTGCCTTAGATGCGGGTGCTTTCCTGCATTCTGCTTTTCATATATATCGGGATGTTCACTTCCTGCTGTTTATCTTTGCGTACAATCTGCTGCTGATTGGGCGGATTTATTTTAATGCCATGTATTTTCCACATAAAATGCTGCTGGCACTGGAGGCAGACAGCTGGGATAACCTCTATACGGCTTTTTTTGTGGTGGCACTGGCATTGCTGTTTTTTGTGGTGGTTTACTACGCGGCAGAGCCGGTTTTTGCAAAATATGAAAAGCGGATTCGGGAAGGGCACGCACAGAAAACCAAAGAGAAGCAGGCGCTTCCGGTCATTCGTCAGCTTTCGATTTTTATGCTGTATGCTTCTTCCATACCGTATCTTTACACCATGGCACTCAAAGTGCTGGCGGTGCTGGAAAACGGCTATACGGCATCCTTTACGGACACGGTGCAGATTCCGGGAGTCATCAGCCGCCTGTCCACATTTTTTGTGCCGTCTTTTGCGGTGTTCTTGGCCACGCTGCCCACAGTCAAGGAAATGAAGCTGCCACTTTTGGTGTATTGCGTGTATATGCTGGCGTCCCTTTTGACCGGTCGGCGCAATATGCTGGTAACGGAAGCGCTGATGCTTTTGGTTTACTTTACGATGCGAGATTTCCGCAGGGATAAAGGGAAACGGTACCTGACCAAAAAAACAGTGGCGCTCTGCGGTATTGGCGGCATACTGGCGGCATATCTGCTGCAGATGATGGCGTACAAGCGCGCGGGCAACTTCATTTTAACCCGCCCCATCGGTGATGTGCTGATGAGCTTTGTGGACTCGCAGGGTGCGAGTTTCCGTGTGGTGATTCAGACGGTGAACAATCTTTCTTCCTTTAACCAGAACATTACCTGGATGTATCTGCTGTATCCGTTTGAGTTGTTTGTGCACAACAATCTGGTGTTTCGCAATCTGTTTGGTCTGCAGCCAATCGTAGAGGTGCAGAACGAAAGCTTCGCCAAGACAACGCATAATTTTGCGCACGTGCTGACTTATAAAGTTGACCCGCAGCGCTATGAGGGCGGCGGCGGTTTCGGCACTTCGTTTGTTGCGGAAGCTTACGTTGCCGGCGGAATTGCTGCAGTGATTCTGATGGCGGTGCTGGCGGGACTGTTGTTCCGCTTTATGTCTTCCATACTTGCGCACAATTGGGTTGTGGTGGCATTTGGCCTGTTGGCTTTCCGCGAGTTGATTTACCTGCCGCGCACATTTGCTTTCACTTGGGTGACAGATACATTCAGCATTACCAACATTGTTTACTTTGCCGGTCTGTACGTTGCGGCGCTGTTGGTGGTGCAGATCAGCGCGAAAGTGCGGAAGCGAACGCGGGCACCGGCTGCCGGAACACTCCCGGCCGGAAAATCCCCATCGAATGAAATTATCGGAGGTTAA